The following proteins are encoded in a genomic region of Liolophura sinensis isolate JHLJ2023 chromosome 7, CUHK_Ljap_v2, whole genome shotgun sequence:
- the LOC135469601 gene encoding uncharacterized protein LOC135469601 produces MDGGKEVPLGERAEGRDHTRHKRVSRSRSPRGWQLSNDARRRRSRSRSPDQYYAKRRRINHFEPYGGRPRSPERFGRPEFGPMFDHPPPSFSHPVSDHPVGLGPFPPFKRPLSPYTHASYEDPSFDLMCNRMPFECSPIDRSYCRSSYDRLPPDCSQFDHPSRERLGFERPPFIHPSVDRHPYDRSLNSRSHQSSPAQLRDPQSTIPNRNSDSMNRRWQGEPARYSSPNFPEGTNTVSEADFADEISLLRADGMDVENGNRTTGQNMSQRNKDTYNAGNWSGQIGSTVNRGRFCGRGNPANVRVFGRGNRGRGVTGGATGNTGRGRGHGAINHTGRGGINRSSSTAQSNGSSGNKVTARGRGRPAPQFQPSQNKVHSLANIKQPDAANMSLAEKLHRFGLFLRNETLKENSIQTVENALTACKLNLRSHYEACELLKYAGRPMFTGCLYIGGQFIIRAVGATKKELKHDVYSQALSILTTNSVVDILGKRDQGLGVIREELLESLKSTQQENMALGTKDSELLSSDPADSHNSSLKNALLPLVHLMKTKPVSADNKISILEQSISMSHCTFKSNFTCEEGKLLNGKRTFRVLLCLGNILISEGRGMKKKDAKHAAYANAVTALTTRSLDDLVTGENVEGSSAEEWTQLDQTQGAESTSHKASKKNIKDVQLNLSEGFSLEKQFTKLVDGLKDSSFKMNNVNSIDCLAVQLALSPVCYYRKVEIIEDVSTLIACDLYINNIFLGTGESNTKKDAQIEAYHKAWELLTTTSPTILLTEQPKKLASDPPDPSVFDKVVKGSGKYGDSNLERLNRLKIDVYKDWKRVKDLVIMEHSDWVADRERHAFCILNQSATFSGLLMEWAFTGMQGGVYECSINIQNEQVGYGKASTKQAARGQASQMAMNRFYRTQPVVQVVRRDESKLWLSWEDFKAQAERWEPPEGYMEGIPLNNSTSSDAASSLNARLIKYGTFLMEQQLKQDNLEDVIFGPGIPGPEYRALTHQALRLHMKVDSNHSSAEAYAVISRKMPPDELMSCLRRNGGRSGKYLLLSEKDRPTLVVTRTTTDQPGTSTETENGDENPSVTEVVEEDANEQDENSEEQLDDEAV; encoded by the exons ATGGACGGAGGGAAAGAGGTTCCACTAGGCGAGCGTGCAGAGGGACGAGATCATACAAGACATAAAAGGGTTTCTCGGTCAAGATCTCCAAGAGGCTGGCAACTTAGCAATGATGCCAGGAGGCGTAGGTCCAGATCAAGGTCCCCTGATCAGTACTATGCGAAAAGACGAAGGATTAACCATTTTGAACCTTACGGAGGCAGGCCAAGGTCACCTGAGCGGTTTGGGAGGCCTGAGTTTGGGCCAATGTTTGACCATCCACCCCCATCATTCAGTCATCCAGTGTCTGATCATCCCGTTGGCCTTGGACCATTCCCACCATTTAAACGCCCTCTCTCACCATATACTCATGCTTCATATGAAGATCCTTCATTTGATCTGATGTGTAACAGAATGCCATTTGAATGCTCACCAATTGATCGGTCTTACTGTCGTTCTTCATACGATAGACTGCCACCTGACTGCTCCCAGTTTGATCATCCTTCAAGAGAGCGACTAGGTTTTGAGCGACCACCATTCATTCATCCTTCTGTAGATCGTCATCCCTATGACCGTTCCCTGAACTCCAGGTCCCATCAGTCATCACCTGCTCAACTGAGAGATCCCCAGTCAACTATTCCCAACAGAAATTCAGATTCCATGAACAGGAGGTGGCAGGGAGAACCTGCTAGGTACAGTAGTCCCAATTTTCCAGAAGGCACGAACACAGTCAGCGAGGCAGATTTCGCAGATGAAATATCCTTGCTTCGTGCTGATGGTATGGATGTAGAAAACGGGAATCGCACTACTGGGCAGAATATGTCTCAACGAAACAAGGACACCTACAATGCAGGGAACTGGTCAGGACAAATAGGGTCAACTGTGAATAGAGGACGGTTTTGTGGACGTGGCAATCCTGCCAATGTCCGTGTATTTGGTAGAGGAAACCGAGGCAGAGGGGTAACTGGGGGGGCCACTGGCAACACTGGAAGAGGCAGAGGTCATGGTGCAATCAATCATACAGGACGTGGAGGCATTAACCGCTCATCAAGCACAGCACAAAGTAATGGCAGTAGTGGAAATAAAGTGACTGCACGGGGAAGAGGAAGACCTGCTCCCCAATTCCAACCTTCCCAAAACAAAGTTCATAGTTTGGCCAACATAAAGCAGCCAGATGCAGCAAATATGTCATTAGCAGAAAAGCTGCACAGATTTGGACTGTTCCTGAGAAATGAAACTTTAAAGGAAAACTCAATTCAGACAGTAGAGAATGCATTGACAGCTTGCAAACTGAATCTGAGATCACATTATGAAGCCTGTGAACTGTTAAAATATGCTGGGCGTCCAATGTTCACAGGGTGCTTATACATAGGTGGACAGTTCATCATCAGAGCTGTAGGTGCCACTAAGAAGGAACTAAAACATGATGTATACTCTCAAGCTCTGAGCATCCTGACCACAAATTCTGTGGTAGATATCCTAGGGAAACGTGATCAGGGTTTAGGGGTCATTAGAGAAGAGCTCCTGGAATCTCTTAAATCCACCCAGCAAGAAAATATGGCATTAGGAACCAAAGACTCTGAATTACTTTCCTCAGATCCAGCAGATAGTCACAACTCCAGTTTGAAAAATGCCCTGTTACCTCTTGTTcatttaatgaaaacaaaaccgGTTTCAGCAGATAACAAAATATCCATACTGGAACAATCTATATCAATGTCCCATTGTACCTTCAAATCAAACTTTACCTGTGAGGAGGGTAAACTGCTTAATGGGAAAAGAACATTCAGGGTTCTTCTGTGTTTGGGCAACATTCTGATTTCTGAAGGTCGTGGAATGAAGAAGAAAGATGCCAAACATGCGGCCTATGCTAATGCAGTAACTGCTCTGACAACAAGAAGCTTGGACGACCTGGTGACCGGTGAGAATGTGGAAGGCAGTTCAGCTGAAGAGTGGACCCAGCTCGATCAAACACAAGGTGCAGAGTCCACTTCCCATAAGGCTTCAAAGAAGAACATAAAGGATGTGCAACTTAACTTGTCAGAAGGCTTCAGTCTAGAAAAGCAGTTCACTAAGCTGGTGGATGGACTAAAGGATTCCTCCTTCAAGATGAACAATGTTAACAGTATTGACTGCTTAGCTGTGCAGCTGGCGTTGTCCCCTGTTTGTTATTACAGAAAAGTAGAGATCATCGAAGACGTTTCAACTCTTATAGCTTGTGACCTCTATATAAACAACATTTTTCTAGGAACTGGTGAATCCAACACAAAAAAAGATGCCCAAATTGAGGCCTATCACAAGGCGTGGGAACTGTTGACCACAACATCACCTACAATACTGCTGACTGAGCAGCCTAAGAAGCTTGCATCTGATCCACCAGACCCAAGTGTCTTTGATAAGGTGGTGAAAGGATCTGGCAAGTATGGGGACTCCAACTTGGAGAGACTGAATCGGCTGAAGATTGATGTGTACAAAGATTGGAAAAGAGTGAAAGATCTTGTCATCATGGAACATTCGGACTGGGTGGCAGATCGAGAAAGGCATGCTTTTTGCATTTTGAACCAAAGTGCAACCTTCAGTGGGCTCCTTATGGAGTGGGCATTCACAGGAATGCAAGGAGGTGTCTATGA GTGTTCCATAAATATTCAGAATGAGCAAGTGGGCTATGGAAAGGCCTCCACTAAACAAGCAGCCAGGGGTCAGGCAAGCCAAATGGCCATGAACAGATTCTACAGAACTCAGCCAGTCGTTCAG GTGGTGCGTAGGGATGAATCAAAATTGTGGTTGTCTTGGGAAGACTTTAAGGCACAGGCAGAGAGGTGGGAGCCCCCAGAGGGTTACATGGAAGGAATTCCACTGAACAATTCTACTTCATCAGATGCAGCATCCTCACTTAATGCGAGACTGATTAAATATGGAACATTCCTAATGGAGCAGCAATTAAAGCAGGACAACCTGGAAGACGTCATCTTTGGACCAGGAATTCCAGGTCCTGAATACAGAGCCCTAACTCATCAGGCTCTGCGTCTTCACATGAAAGTTGACAGCAACCATAGCTCAGCAGAGGCTTATGCTGTGATATCCAGGAAGATGCCCCCTGATGAACTGATGTCGTGCTTGAGGCGAAATGGCGGTAGAAGTGGAAAGTACCTCTTGCTGTCAGAGAAA
- the LOC135470100 gene encoding histone deacetylase 6-like isoform X1, whose product MSAWDWEAGENYVKDMLQGLNLRMEDKCRRRPQRTGFLYDDRMTRHYCSWNPEYTEIPGRLLKSYERCQEYGLVERCHRVQARHASQEEMTLLHDEELVLKLKETASMTAEETKRLAKKYDYIYFHPDVYDNSRLALGSSIEMVDKILSRQVRNGMALVRPPGHHAMRSKFCGYCYLNNVATAAQFALDNYGLNRVLIVDWDVHHGQGTQYMFYDDPRVLYFSIHRHEHGVEWPNLDESEYTFVGDGAGQGYNVNVPLNVHGCGDSDYMAIILQVLLPVAFEFRPELILVSAGYDAALGCPEGEMQVTPAFFAHVVNLLSPLADGQLCLILEGGYCLQSLAEGVALSLAALLGDPCPQLAPLLAPCSSVRESILNCLKVLRCYWKSFCYQGSLAEDNIPEFPSLLQWPVTVNQDRSSRETFSLLEPCFDVKQEAVIAGYVQELERWIANLNRRKTNNRVCLGFHEKLLQHRSLKEVNHPECPERLTSIMSTLERWGLLHRCILPQERSVTEEELSLVHSSSHIRRMMKLSALDEEALMKYPGTFNSVFVCKDTYAAASQAVGTVLSVVDAVMKDEATSGVAVIRPPGHHACEGHPMGYCIFNNVAIAAKYAMSKFNVNRILILDWDVHHGNGTQQLFSHDERVLYVSLHRFDDGRFFPYGSDGNMGTVGEGSGKGFSVNIPWRLGRMGDSEYIAAFQQIILPIAYEFCPDLVLVSAGFDAAREDDLGGYKLSPQCFALMTNLLMGLANGRIVLALEGGYNQEMTSAGLCLCTSVLLGDTCPPLPEPQARPSPSAVETMTSVIGVQKQFWKTLCFCVDLPDEDRVRNIGGLNPNKDNAAEEGKTDGLSQDEELVCHTLSDMTVRNKGDAKGSCDDRAKSTYRQ is encoded by the exons ATGTCTGCATGGGACTGGGAGGCCGGAGAGAACTATGTGAAGGATATGCTTCAG GGTCTAAATCTTAGGATGGAGGACAAGTGTAGACGGCGACCCCAAAG AACTGGGTTCCTGTACGACGACAGAATGACTCGACACTACTGCTCATGGAATCCAGAGTATACGGAAATACCCGGAAGACTTCTGAAATCATACGAGAGGTGCCAAGAATATGGACTTGTTGAGCGATGTCACAGGGTCCAG GCACGGCATGCTAGCCAGGAAGAGATGACCTTGTTGCACGATGAGGAACTGGTGTTAAAACTCAAAGAGACTGCTTCCATGACAGCTGAGGAGACGAAGAGGCTGGCAAAGAAATACGACTACATTTATTTCCACCCG GATGTGTATGACAACAGCAGATTGGCACTCGGGAGTTCCATCGAGATGGTGGACAAAATACTTTCCAGACAG GTGCGGAATGGCATGGCTCTTGTCAG GCCTCCAGGGCACCACGCCATGAGATCAAAGTTCTGCGGCTATTGTTACCTGAACAATGTGGCCACAGCCGCCCAATTTGCTTTGGATAACTATGGATTGAACAG GGTGCTGATCGTGGACTGGGATGTTCACCATGGTCAAGGAACCcagtacatgttttatgatgaCCCTAG AGTCCTTTATTTTTCCATTCATCGACACGAGCACGGGGTGGAATGGCCAAACTTGGATGAGTCAGAGTACACCTTTGTAGGTGATGGAGCTGGGCAGGGGTACAACGTCAACGTGCCTCTCAATGTG CACGGTTGTGGAGACAGTGATTACATGGCTATTATCCTGCAAGTCCTTCTGCCTGTGGCTTTTGAG TTTAGGCCTGAACTGATTCTGGTATCAGCTGGGTATGATGCTGCCCTTGGGTGTCCCGAG GGGGAGATGCAGGTCACACCCGCGTTCTTTGCCCACGTGGTTAATTTGCTGTCACCACTCGCTGATGGACAACTTTGCTTAATCCTTGAG GGAGGTTACTGCTTGCAGTCTCTCGCCGAAGGAGTGGCTCTTTCCCTTGCAGCGTTGCTAGGAGACCCATGTCCACAACTGGCTCCACTGCTTGCCCCTTGCTCAAG TGTACGTGAAAGTATCCTGAATTGTCTGAAGGTACTACGTTGTTACTGGAAGAGCTTTTGTTATCAAGGCTCCTTGGCGGAGGACAACATCCCGGAATTCCCATCCTTGCTACAATGGCCTGTTAC GGTTAATCAGGATCGTTCTTCACGTGAAACTTTTTCACTTCTGGAGCCGTGCTTCGACGTGAAGCAGGAAGCGGTCATTGCCGGCTATGTGCAGGAGCTTGAGCGCTGGATTGCTAACTTAAATCGTCGGAAGACTAATAACAG ggtgtgcttggggtttcatgAGAAGTTGTTACAACACAGAAGCCTAAAGGAAGT GAACCATCCCGAATGTCCTGAACGGTTAACTTCTATCATGTCGACTCTGGAGAGATGGGGTTTGCTGCACAGATGCATCTTACCACAG GAAAGGAGTGTTACTGAGGAGGAACTGTCTCTTGTGCACAG TTCTAGCCATATTAGGCGTATGATGAAGCTGTCTGCTTTGGATGAAGAAGCTTTGATGAAATACCCAGGCACGTTTAATTCCGTTTTCGTGTGTAAG GACACATATGCTGCTGCAAGCCAGGCTGTTGGCACTGTCCTGTCGGTCGTTGATGCAGTCATGAAAGATGAG GCGACGAGTGGAGTGGCTGTGATAAG ACCTCCTGGGCATCACGCTTGCGAAGGACATCCCATGGGATACTGCATTTTCAATAATGTTGCCATCGCAGCTAAATATGCCATGTCCAAATTTAATGTGAACAG AATCCTGATTTTGGACTGGGATGTTCACCATGGAAACGGTACACAACAGCTGTTTTCTCATGATGAGAG AGTGCTGTATGTGTCGTTGCACCGTTTTGATGACGGTAGGTTTTTCCCCTATGGCAGTGACGGCAATATGGGTACGGTTGGAGAAGGTTCCGGCAAAGGATTCAGTGTGAATATACCATGGAGACTG GGTCGCATGGGAGACTCGGAGTACATTGCTGCATTCCAACAAATCATACTTCCAATAGCCTATGAG ttttgtcCAGATCTTGTTCTTGTCTCCGCTGGATTTGATGCAGCAAGAGAGGATGATTTG GGAGGGTACAAATTAAGTCCGCAGTGTTTTGCTTTGATGACAAATCTGTTGATGGGACTTGCAAATGGCCGCATTGTCCTCGCACTAGAG GGTGGTTACAACCAGGAGATGACAAGTGCTGGTCTGTGTCTGTGTACATCTGTGCTATTGGGAGATACCTGTCCACCCCTTCCAGAGCCGCAAGCAAGGCCTTCGCCAAG CGCCGTAGAAACCATGACATCCGTAATAGGCGTTCAAAAACAATTTTGGAAAACCCTGTGTTTCTGTG TTGATTTGCCCGATGAGGACCGTGTCAGAAATATCGGCGGTCTTAACCCAAACAAAGACAACGCAGCTGAAGAAGG gaaaaccGATGGCCTGTCGCAGGATGAAGAGTTAGTGTGTCACACCCTTTCTGATATGACAG TTCGTAACAAGGGAGACGCCAAGGGAAGTTGTGACGATAGGGCTAAGTCAACATATCGACAGTGA
- the LOC135470100 gene encoding histone deacetylase 6-like isoform X2: MSAWDWEAGENYVKDMLQGLNLRMEDKCRRRPQRTGFLYDDRMTRHYCSWNPEYTEIPGRLLKSYERCQEYGLVERCHRVQARHASQEEMTLLHDEELVLKLKETASMTAEETKRLAKKYDYIYFHPDVYDNSRLALGSSIEMVDKILSRQVRNGMALVRPPGHHAMRSKFCGYCYLNNVATAAQFALDNYGLNRVLIVDWDVHHGQGTQYMFYDDPRVLYFSIHRHEHGVEWPNLDESEYTFVGDGAGQGYNVNVPLNVHGCGDSDYMAIILQVLLPVAFEFRPELILVSAGYDAALGCPEGEMQVTPAFFAHVVNLLSPLADGQLCLILEGGYCLQSLAEGVALSLAALLGDPCPQLAPLLAPCSSVRESILNCLKVLRCYWKSFCYQGSLAEDNIPEFPSLLQWPVTVNQDRSSRETFSLLEPCFDVKQEAVIAGYVQELERWIANLNRRKTNNRVCLGFHEKLLQHRSLKEVNHPECPERLTSIMSTLERWGLLHRCILPQERSVTEEELSLVHSSSHIRRMMKLSALDEEALMKYPGTFNSVFVCKDTYAAASQAVGTVLSVVDAVMKDEATSGVAVIRPPGHHACEGHPMGYCIFNNVAIAAKYAMSKFNVNRVLYVSLHRFDDGRFFPYGSDGNMGTVGEGSGKGFSVNIPWRLGRMGDSEYIAAFQQIILPIAYEFCPDLVLVSAGFDAAREDDLGGYKLSPQCFALMTNLLMGLANGRIVLALEGGYNQEMTSAGLCLCTSVLLGDTCPPLPEPQARPSPSAVETMTSVIGVQKQFWKTLCFCVDLPDEDRVRNIGGLNPNKDNAAEEGKTDGLSQDEELVCHTLSDMTVRNKGDAKGSCDDRAKSTYRQ, from the exons ATGTCTGCATGGGACTGGGAGGCCGGAGAGAACTATGTGAAGGATATGCTTCAG GGTCTAAATCTTAGGATGGAGGACAAGTGTAGACGGCGACCCCAAAG AACTGGGTTCCTGTACGACGACAGAATGACTCGACACTACTGCTCATGGAATCCAGAGTATACGGAAATACCCGGAAGACTTCTGAAATCATACGAGAGGTGCCAAGAATATGGACTTGTTGAGCGATGTCACAGGGTCCAG GCACGGCATGCTAGCCAGGAAGAGATGACCTTGTTGCACGATGAGGAACTGGTGTTAAAACTCAAAGAGACTGCTTCCATGACAGCTGAGGAGACGAAGAGGCTGGCAAAGAAATACGACTACATTTATTTCCACCCG GATGTGTATGACAACAGCAGATTGGCACTCGGGAGTTCCATCGAGATGGTGGACAAAATACTTTCCAGACAG GTGCGGAATGGCATGGCTCTTGTCAG GCCTCCAGGGCACCACGCCATGAGATCAAAGTTCTGCGGCTATTGTTACCTGAACAATGTGGCCACAGCCGCCCAATTTGCTTTGGATAACTATGGATTGAACAG GGTGCTGATCGTGGACTGGGATGTTCACCATGGTCAAGGAACCcagtacatgttttatgatgaCCCTAG AGTCCTTTATTTTTCCATTCATCGACACGAGCACGGGGTGGAATGGCCAAACTTGGATGAGTCAGAGTACACCTTTGTAGGTGATGGAGCTGGGCAGGGGTACAACGTCAACGTGCCTCTCAATGTG CACGGTTGTGGAGACAGTGATTACATGGCTATTATCCTGCAAGTCCTTCTGCCTGTGGCTTTTGAG TTTAGGCCTGAACTGATTCTGGTATCAGCTGGGTATGATGCTGCCCTTGGGTGTCCCGAG GGGGAGATGCAGGTCACACCCGCGTTCTTTGCCCACGTGGTTAATTTGCTGTCACCACTCGCTGATGGACAACTTTGCTTAATCCTTGAG GGAGGTTACTGCTTGCAGTCTCTCGCCGAAGGAGTGGCTCTTTCCCTTGCAGCGTTGCTAGGAGACCCATGTCCACAACTGGCTCCACTGCTTGCCCCTTGCTCAAG TGTACGTGAAAGTATCCTGAATTGTCTGAAGGTACTACGTTGTTACTGGAAGAGCTTTTGTTATCAAGGCTCCTTGGCGGAGGACAACATCCCGGAATTCCCATCCTTGCTACAATGGCCTGTTAC GGTTAATCAGGATCGTTCTTCACGTGAAACTTTTTCACTTCTGGAGCCGTGCTTCGACGTGAAGCAGGAAGCGGTCATTGCCGGCTATGTGCAGGAGCTTGAGCGCTGGATTGCTAACTTAAATCGTCGGAAGACTAATAACAG ggtgtgcttggggtttcatgAGAAGTTGTTACAACACAGAAGCCTAAAGGAAGT GAACCATCCCGAATGTCCTGAACGGTTAACTTCTATCATGTCGACTCTGGAGAGATGGGGTTTGCTGCACAGATGCATCTTACCACAG GAAAGGAGTGTTACTGAGGAGGAACTGTCTCTTGTGCACAG TTCTAGCCATATTAGGCGTATGATGAAGCTGTCTGCTTTGGATGAAGAAGCTTTGATGAAATACCCAGGCACGTTTAATTCCGTTTTCGTGTGTAAG GACACATATGCTGCTGCAAGCCAGGCTGTTGGCACTGTCCTGTCGGTCGTTGATGCAGTCATGAAAGATGAG GCGACGAGTGGAGTGGCTGTGATAAG ACCTCCTGGGCATCACGCTTGCGAAGGACATCCCATGGGATACTGCATTTTCAATAATGTTGCCATCGCAGCTAAATATGCCATGTCCAAATTTAATGTGAACAG AGTGCTGTATGTGTCGTTGCACCGTTTTGATGACGGTAGGTTTTTCCCCTATGGCAGTGACGGCAATATGGGTACGGTTGGAGAAGGTTCCGGCAAAGGATTCAGTGTGAATATACCATGGAGACTG GGTCGCATGGGAGACTCGGAGTACATTGCTGCATTCCAACAAATCATACTTCCAATAGCCTATGAG ttttgtcCAGATCTTGTTCTTGTCTCCGCTGGATTTGATGCAGCAAGAGAGGATGATTTG GGAGGGTACAAATTAAGTCCGCAGTGTTTTGCTTTGATGACAAATCTGTTGATGGGACTTGCAAATGGCCGCATTGTCCTCGCACTAGAG GGTGGTTACAACCAGGAGATGACAAGTGCTGGTCTGTGTCTGTGTACATCTGTGCTATTGGGAGATACCTGTCCACCCCTTCCAGAGCCGCAAGCAAGGCCTTCGCCAAG CGCCGTAGAAACCATGACATCCGTAATAGGCGTTCAAAAACAATTTTGGAAAACCCTGTGTTTCTGTG TTGATTTGCCCGATGAGGACCGTGTCAGAAATATCGGCGGTCTTAACCCAAACAAAGACAACGCAGCTGAAGAAGG gaaaaccGATGGCCTGTCGCAGGATGAAGAGTTAGTGTGTCACACCCTTTCTGATATGACAG TTCGTAACAAGGGAGACGCCAAGGGAAGTTGTGACGATAGGGCTAAGTCAACATATCGACAGTGA